In the Panthera uncia isolate 11264 chromosome B1, Puncia_PCG_1.0, whole genome shotgun sequence genome, aaaccccaaactactaaaagcagaaacagacccacaaatacagagaagaaactaatGGTTGccgcaggggaggggtggggatagGCAAAAtagggaaggggagtgggagatataaTCTTccagtcatgggaataaaaggcacagcatataGTCCTTGGTATTgcaatagcattgtatggtgacagatggtggctatacTTGTGGAGAGCACAGCATAATGTGTAGagttgtccaatcactatgttgtacgcctgaaactaatgtaacattgtgtgttaactatacttcaatgaaatacagtgggcaaaggatttgcatggatatttctccagagaaggtatacaaatggccaacaagcacttAAAAGGGTGCTCAACGTCTTTAGTCATTAGAGGAATATGATCAAAcctataatgagataccacttcacacccagtgGCATGGCTAGAATACAGGTGGCGGATAAGAGCAAGTGTTGGTGAAGGTGTGCAGAAATTGGAGccctcatatactgctggtgagaatgcacaatggtgcagccactttggaaaatagtttgacagtGTTTCAAAATGTTAAACGGAGAGTTACCACGTGAACTGGCAATTTTATTTGTAGGCATATGCCAAAGGCATATGTCCacgcaaaaacttgtacacagatgttcatagcacactattcatagtagccaaaaagtggaaacaatccaaatgcgtGTCAAATGAATGGGTACATAATATGTGtgtatccataaaatggaatattatttatcaataaaagggaatgaaatacCAACATATGCTATAACacggatgaactttgaaaacattatggccacatattgtgtgattccatttatatgaaatgtccagaatatgtAAGCGCAAAGAAAGCAGATTAATGGTTCCCAGGGGCTTGcaggagggagaaatggagagtaaCTGCTGTGAGTATGGACTTTCTTTGTagggtgatgagaatgttctaaaattaaatggtgatgatggttgcatGACTCTGAATGTACTAAtgaccactgaattgtatactttcaaaagatgaattttatggtatgtgaattatagctcCGGAAAGCTGTGACAAAAAAATTAGTTAACATCTTGGGGTGTAAAAGGGCAGAGCAGGAGTGGTTTCTTCATCAAGCTGTGCTTACCTCTCTAGAGAAACCCCCCAGGAACCACTGAGAAGACAGGTGACTTGGAGACACTGAGCTCTGTCAATAAATTCCATTATATTGCTTGGAGACCCCTGCCCTGAAATATCCTGAAGACATTACAGTAGCAAATTCAGAAAACTAACTCCAAACCTGGATTGGGAGACATCATCAGGAAGGAAGGCATTCATGTCACTGAGCCCCTTCTGACATGATAGAGAGAATGGAGAACTGGTACAGATGGAAAGACTGGGGAGAGATGCCATCACACAAAGAATCCAGTTTCGTTATTGTGGGCGTCTTTGCTCATTATTCTGATGAAAGGTGTGAGCCTGTGCCTTCAGTGCAAATGAAGATCGACATGGAGTATCTGCTGGAAGGTAGCAGTGTCCCAGCTGGCTGTCGCAGCCTGTGGAACCTGGAGTTAGCCTTAATCAGCAGCAAGCACAGTCAACCACGCTCTCTGTGGCTTGTTCCAGGTCACCCCGAAGAGGCCACCAGCTGGTGTTTTGGGAATTGAGCTGATGAGATATTATTATCTGCCAgtcttcattttcaaaacataaaaagagattCAAATGAATGCAGAGAACCTTGTTTTTAGCTCTCAGCAGAAGTGTGCATGAGGGATGGGAAACGGATAAACGTTTAAAGTGTGGAGGATATGAGAACAGAAATGCTCATAGGAGATCTGCTTGTGATACTAGGAAGCAGGAGGGTGTCCtacctccccttttctctcctgtcCACTCCCAATATCCTGGTTTAGGGTCTCCTCCCCTCctattttgtctttgaaatttccCTTGACAAGTTTCTCTGACTTCTACTTTAACCATGATTTCCAGTTTTGAAGCTGTTGTTTCCTTGCTGAAAAAATCTATggtaagttagaaaaaaaattttttttaagtttatttattttgagggagacagagcacaagtggcggagaggctgagagaggggagcagagagggagaggaagaagaagaagaagaagaagaagaaaaaaaaaaaaagagagagagagagagagagagagagaattccaagcaggctccatactgtcagcccagagcccaaagcggggcttgagctcatgaactgtgagatcatgacatgagctgaaatccaagagttggatgcttaagtgactgagccacccaggcgcccccatggtaGACTTTTTTAGATCACAGGATGAAGTACAATGTCTTCACATAGGATTCAAGTCCCCCATCGGGTCACAATATACTCATCCACTTTCACTTTCCTGTCATACCTCCGAAGTCCCTGGTGTATTTCAAGCATTTAGGGAGTATCCGTATCTTCTTTTCTTCACCTTGGATATTCTTACTCATCCTTGAAGGCTCAGTTGAAAAGTATCTCCTCTAAGAAGCCTTTTCTGATTCCTCCAAGCAGGAATAAATACTCCATGGCGTTCCCACAAGGCTACACCCCTTTTCCCAGCACAGAATACTTAGGTGGGTCAGCCAGTTATCTACACTGGGCTACACACTCTAAGAATAGGCTCTTAGTCTATTAGTATGTGTTCTTAGTCGCTAGTGCAATGTCTTCTCCATTccagtctctgtctgtctgtctgtctctctctctattttttttctttccagtttcatAATTTATTGTACAAATTGAGTACCACATGATGTGTTGACATTAGCTTCTCCAGGCATGGGAACTTAACAGATGAGGTACACTTTAAAATCTGTTTATGTTGCTTTCACAGCTGGTGTTTTTTTAGACCTTAACTTGAAGTACAAGACCATCAAAGCGATGCCTCCATATGTGGCCAGTACACAATTCATTCTACCTGTGAGGGTGTAAGAGCGGAAGTGTTTTTTCATACCAGTGAATTGGAATTGGGCATCAGTTTCTGGACCTTCCATGATTTCCATCTTGCAAAAGACACCAATTCCGCTGGTTGTGTCCTTCAGcctatgtgtctgtctctctcttttaatgaaGGCGATGGGCAGTGGGACCAGATAGGCAAATAAAATATAGGCTAAGATGAAATTCAAACTGGGGAAAGGTTGTGCTAAAAATTGGAAACTGCATCGTGTACGGTTTCTTTGTAAATGAAGGGCAGCAAAAATGAAGGCTCCAAGAATGAAGGTG is a window encoding:
- the LOC125923256 gene encoding ATP synthase membrane subunit K, mitochondrial-like, translated to MEIMEGPETDAQFQFTGMKKHFRSYTLTGRMNCVLATYGGIALMVLYFKLRSKKTPAVKAT